One Schistocerca nitens isolate TAMUIC-IGC-003100 chromosome 1, iqSchNite1.1, whole genome shotgun sequence DNA segment encodes these proteins:
- the LOC126255530 gene encoding ran-binding protein 3, whose translation MDTRMENTKPDVLQDGPLDQQRKDNDDVGDANNSLPSEASVVEDNRNEEVKFQRDKVHTDPTVFSPLKNFSSRPPTDSVTHPNAGKPLLLRPSVLSGSSAELGSAASKPDSGSFSSAFGVRPMAFSFATATKDQAGSARPFLLRPSKLTAPVSEQNDGTGKSAVTSSLFGAKPSISSDLSKEPAAGSSPSKPIFLRPSKLAVSSPEKGSDPTAGNDSVGDESKNVASSESGSDVKDETNATKSAVLRPSQLAATTADLQISEKTAPPKNPFARVPAFSEDKEEKEEKGLGESGDSQCASETQVSSSTSLPKFVRLTTGSSVVTPVVSVPPVVNPVVTVASAPPTFVFGQNLLDRVETKENNAATQQHLESNGANSSEMLFTSVIRKEDSNDGSNSEGAERPPSKSLSDAAREYEESRAAKRKYEEVAVVTGEEDEANVVQMNCKLYAFEKSKGTWVERGRGTLRLNDRESALGAQSRVVVRTAGNLRVVINTKVWAGMVVERASPKSVRLTAMDTTGEVKVFLVSGSQKETEQLYKSLVARVERQRAANAHAAPPARTDSDAPPANPEPKRVAQDADTGEPTATL comes from the coding sequence ATGGACACTAGGATGGAAAATACTAAACCAGATGTGCTGCAGGACGGTCCGCTGGACCAACAGCGGAAGGATAATGATGATGTTGGAGATGCCAATAATTCGTTGCCGTCTGAAGCTTCTGTTGTGGAAGACAATCGCAATGAAGAAGTGAAGTTTCAGAGAGACAAAGTACATACTGATCCTACCGTATTCTCCCCGCTGAAGAACTTTTCGTCCCGCCCGCCAACAGATTCAGTAACTCATCCAAACGCTGGGAAACCGTTGCTACTGCGGCCGTCCGTGCTATCGGGAAGTTCCGCTGAATTGGGAAGTGCCGCATCGAAACCGGACAGTGGTTCCTTTTCTTCTGCATTTGGTGTGAGGCCCATGGCGTTTTCCTTTGCGACGGCAACTAAAGATCAGGCAGGATCGGCGAGGCCTTTCCTTCTGCGTCCCTCGAAACTGACAGCTCCCGTTTCGGAGCAAAACGACGGAACGGGAAAATCTGCTGTAACGTCTAGCTTATTCGGGGCCAAGCCCTCCATTTCTTCCGATTTATCTAAGGAGCCTGCTGCCGGGTCAAGTCCGAGCAAGCCCATTTTTCTTAGGCCCTCAAAGTTGGCCGTATCTTCACCGGAGAAGGGGTCAGATCCCACTGCAGGTAATGATTCTGTTGGAGACGAATCAAAGAATGTCGCTTCTTCTGAGTCGGGCTCAGATGTTAAAGACGAAACAAATGCGACGAAATCTGCAGTACTTAGACCTTCTCAGCTGGCTGCTACTACGGCAGATTTGCAGATATCAGAAAAAACTGCACCTCCGAAGAACCCGTTCGCTAGAGTACCCGCTTTTAGCGAAGATAaagaggagaaggaagagaagggatTGGGAGAGAGTGGTGATAGTCAGTGTGCATCAGAAACTCAGGTTTCCAGCTCGACATCGCTCCCAAAGTTTGTTCGGCTTACCACCGGATCGTCTGTTGTCACTCCTGTGGTGTCGGTACCACCGGTCGTCAATCCTGTTGTGACAGTGGCGTCTGCGCCCCCTACTTTTGTGTTCGGGCAGAACTTGTTAGACAGAGTAGAAACGAAGGAAAACAATGCAGCAACTCAACAGCATTTAGAATCTAATGGAGCTAACTCCTCCGAAATGTTGTTCACGTCGGTGATCAGGAAGGAGGACAGCAACGACGGAAGCAACAGCGAAGGCGCGGAGAGACCGCCGTCCAAGAGCCTGAGCGACGCGGCGAGAGAGTACGAAGAATCGCGGGCCGCCAAGAGGAAGTACGAGGAGGTGGCCGTGGTCACCGGCGAGGAGGACGAGGCGAACGTGGTGCAGATGAACTGCAAGCTGTACGCGTTCGAGAAGTCCAAGGGCACGTGGGTTGAGCGCGGCCGCGGCACATTGCGTCTCAACGACCGCGAATCGGCGCTGGGCGCACAGTCGCGCGTCGTGGTGCGCACGGCGGGCAACCTGCGCGTCGTCATTAACACGAAGGTGTGGGCCGGCATGGTGGTGGAGCGCGCCAGTCCCAAGAGCGTGCGCCTCACCGCCATGGACACGACCGGCGAGGTCAAGGTCTTCCTCGTGTCCGGCTCCCAGAAGGAGACGGAGCAGCTGTACAAGTCGCTGGTGGCCCGCGTCGAGCGGCAGCGGGCTGCTAACGCGCACGCCGCGCCGCCCGCGCGCACGGACTCGGACGCCCCGCCGGCCAACCCAGAGCCGAAGCGCGTCGCGCAGGACGCCGACACGGGGGAGCCGACCGCGACGCTCTAG